One segment of Rubripirellula amarantea DNA contains the following:
- a CDS encoding proton-conducting transporter transmembrane domain-containing protein: MAELHLPWLELSVLIPLVGAIVVAWMNDASRARKVCLAVCTLTLACATAEWFDFVSLGTFEAHDHWDFIEWTFHEDVFVIDELNSPLIPLAALLCLLTALSTLRTKVNRFSFSSMLTSEAILIATLSCRSAWVIVALLIAAIFPVLLELRSRGQCTRVFVAHMGLFAVLLVLGQSLVQLDFVVTGGGLLTAAALLRSGIVPLHCWMTDLFEKASFGTSLLFVTPMVGAYAVMRLVLPIAPDWALQSIAIVSLFTAVYAGSMALVQREARRFFCYLFLSHSSLVLVGLEIATPIGLTGALCVWLSVALSLTGFGLTLRCVEARTGRLSLSGFHGLYEHMPALGVLFLIMGLASIGFPGTIGFIGSELLIEGAIGVYPSVGMAVVLAMMLNGIAILNAYFRVFTGHRHTASISLRSRASERLTILILVVLVIGGGLFPQPGVQSRFHAASALLDQRSIARQGHQTSEPVLAHHDQP, from the coding sequence ATGGCTGAACTGCATCTGCCTTGGCTCGAATTGTCGGTCCTGATTCCGCTTGTCGGAGCGATCGTTGTCGCATGGATGAATGATGCCTCACGCGCCCGCAAGGTGTGCTTGGCCGTTTGCACGTTAACGCTTGCATGTGCGACCGCCGAGTGGTTTGACTTTGTCAGCTTGGGAACCTTCGAGGCCCACGATCACTGGGACTTTATCGAATGGACCTTTCATGAAGACGTGTTTGTGATTGACGAGCTAAATTCGCCCCTGATCCCATTGGCGGCATTGCTTTGTTTGCTGACTGCGTTGTCAACGCTGCGGACGAAGGTCAATCGGTTTTCCTTTTCGTCGATGTTGACCAGTGAAGCGATCTTGATTGCGACACTGAGTTGCCGTAGCGCGTGGGTCATTGTGGCCTTGTTGATAGCCGCGATTTTTCCGGTGCTGTTGGAATTGCGATCGCGTGGTCAATGCACACGGGTATTTGTTGCCCACATGGGACTATTTGCTGTACTGCTGGTACTCGGACAATCGCTCGTTCAACTGGACTTTGTCGTCACGGGTGGCGGTTTGCTCACGGCTGCAGCGCTTCTTCGCAGCGGAATCGTTCCGTTGCATTGCTGGATGACGGACTTGTTTGAAAAGGCCAGTTTCGGGACGTCGCTACTCTTTGTGACGCCGATGGTGGGTGCCTACGCGGTCATGCGATTGGTGTTGCCGATAGCGCCGGACTGGGCACTGCAAAGCATCGCAATCGTGTCGCTCTTTACGGCCGTATACGCCGGCAGCATGGCACTGGTGCAACGTGAGGCACGCCGGTTTTTCTGCTACCTGTTCCTGAGTCATTCGTCGTTAGTTTTGGTCGGCCTTGAGATTGCGACGCCCATCGGATTGACGGGAGCGCTTTGCGTGTGGCTTTCCGTAGCCCTGTCGCTGACCGGCTTTGGGTTAACGCTTCGCTGTGTTGAAGCAAGAACCGGTCGGCTATCGCTAAGTGGTTTTCATGGTTTATATGAACACATGCCGGCGTTGGGCGTTCTGTTCCTGATCATGGGACTTGCGTCGATCGGCTTCCCGGGCACCATTGGTTTCATTGGTTCGGAGCTGCTAATCGAAGGCGCGATAGGAGTCTATCCGTCGGTTGGAATGGCAGTCGTTTTAGCGATGATGCTAAACGGGATCGCTATTTTGAACGCGTACTTTCGAGTGTTCACCGGGCATCGTCATACGGCTTCAATTTCGTTGAGGTCTCGCGCCTCTGAGCGTCTGACGATCTTGATCTTGGTTGTCTTGGTGATCGGCGGCGGTCTGTTTCCTCAGCCCGGTGTGCAGTCTCGCTTTCATGCCGCCAGCGCATTGTTGGACCAACGCAGCATTGCTCGGCAGGGCCATCAAACCAGTGAGCCCGTGCTCGCTCATCACGATCAACCCTGA